Genomic DNA from Gracilinanus agilis isolate LMUSP501 unplaced genomic scaffold, AgileGrace unplaced_scaffold33761, whole genome shotgun sequence:
gttgaaggggaaaggtggagcatgaatcatgtaaccatgttaaaaatgaatattaataaatgttaaaaaaaagaataatagatcATGGgttaatatctagcatttatctagcattttaaggttttatttattattttagactCATGTTtgaaatatacaaattatattaaaaccATTAAAGACTATCAccataattaatatatttacactgtcttaattaaattttgaaaagtCCTAAAGTCattgaataaaatattccttACTACGTAACCAGCAAATAAGCCAAGTGGTCGGTTAGGTCGAACTCGGATGCCAATAGCTCCTTCCTGTTTAGGAGGCAGGATATTGCCATTTTCATCTATAACCTTAAACAAAATAGAATGGTTTATTAGCTGAATGCATatataaaaatcacattttaaaccCCTTTTGCTTTGGAGATACTTATCCTTAAACTTTATGAACATTATGTGCTGGGGAACAAGGACCTTCAGAGACCCAAGCTATGCTACAAGAAAATTGGGATAGATATGGTTTTCTGAAGCCATTTTTTCAGGTCTTGGCATTGTGAGAAAAGAGGGTATGCCAggaacagaggagaaagagatgtGTCTGGAGGGAACATGAGGAAAACTTGCTGTGGAAAGTGATCAATAATCATAACTGACCCTTCTGTTTATACCATATCCCTCCAAATTTCCCCAAGCTTTAGAAAGAGCTAATTTCTTTCCCTATGGGACCACCACAGCATTCTTAGCCCCCTCATTAAATTGACTGAAGTGTGAATAcaactctttcctcatctttcaagtCATAAGAGACGAGATTAGAATTCTCATTAtaaaattggaggaaaaaatggaaagtggGGGCCACGTTCCAAGAACACACTAGTTAGGTTTGGAACTGGGTAATAATTTGAAATACAGGGTATGCACAGTAGAGTagtagataaaataaaatctcagatttggaagagaattaagtggccatccagtccaacttaAACCTGAAAAATCTTCTCTATATAAAATCTTCTCTGGCCAAATGAGTTTGAATTTAGCTTATCATTCTTCTAATTGGAATATTCACTCCAAACTTATATCTAACTCATCCTATAAGACTTACATCCTATTAACTAGGTCGCCAGCCAACATTTACTGATTCAGTCCCTAAATATACATTGCATATTCTCGCCCCCATACCTTTATAGATATTGTTCACCTCTTTTGAATagcctcccttctccccttaaCTAGTTTGAATTCTACTCATTCTTCAAAATTACTTAGTGTCATAAAACCAGTCATTGCTATTAATTATACCTCCTTTATTggccaaaaattaaataatctgttTTGATTGCTCATCTGAAAGATCATATTATATAAAGACTGTGATACTCAGTGTTgagaataattataaaagaaaggTCTAATTCAGTTTCTCTGCTGCTTTGTTAAATATTCTCCAATAAAGCATGTGCCAACCTTAACATCAAAAGCTGGAGAAGACTTTCCCATTGAACcatatttaattttcattcctttgaaaGTTCCACAGATCAGCACCTatatttaaagaaaggaaaacccaTATGTTGACTAAAAAAGGAACTTTGCAATGTTAATTAATTAGTACTTAATCTTTTTGTAGATGATAGTCCCTCTTCACCCCCCTTTAAAAAGAATTCTGTTTCACTGTTTGCTTTTGTCTGGTTTATACTTGAGggattattttaaaatcagattaagagaaaatttaaaaaccaactttctcacattttatttatttatttttttggctttattttttatttttaattttttccatgaccACTGACCATatccttttatttaattttctgttaTCCTTTAAACaaggtaattttttaaatgtagcttttgttttttaaatttatttattgaattcattaatttagaatattttttccatagttccatgattcatgttttttccctcccctcctccctccccgctcccatagccaatgagcaattccactgggtttacatgtgtcattgaccaagatctatttccatattattaatatacatatattaattatatacatattgatatacatatattaatatacattaacatacatattaatatatgatTAACATATCcccgatcatatccccattgaactatgtgatcaaggaaatgtttttcttctgtgtttctactcccacagttctttctctggatgtggatagtgttctttctcataagtctctcagaattgtcctggatcattgcattgctgcttcccacattttaaaaaaaagtcttttcattCAAAAAAAGTCTGGTTATATAATGCTTTcccttaagctttttttttttccttttggaagagGGAGATTTTTAAAACTAGGCttccttaggtttttttttagcaatttttctTCCCATCCTTTAAAAGATTTCATAGATAATTTACATCTCATTATTTTTAGCTTATTAGCTCATAGTCTAATAGGGTCTATGTTCCATAAGGCAAAAGACCTTGAGCtcctagatggctcagtggagaaacCAGTGGGCCTcaaatcaggaagatccaagttcaaattcagcctcagacacttactagctgtgtgaccctgagcacttaacctcagttttctcctctgtaaaattaggacaGTAAAAGcgcctacctcccagagttgttgcaaGTAttataaagagcttagcacagagactgacacatagtaggtgcttaataaatatgtgacattattatttattattattgttaaactCTGTGTCTTCATAGAAATTGTACTAGATGGCAAAAATGTGTTTGATGTTGTTgtgtcacccccccccccaccccagtccaTGAAAATCTGTGTACCGTTTCTGTCTGTCCATAGCCCTCATAGATATTCAGTCCTGTCTTGTTTTTCCACTGGTCCATCACTTCAGGGTTGATCGGCTCTCCAGCACTCACACAGTGCTTTAGATGCTTGAACTTATAACTTCATAGAAAGAAAACGGATGAAAATTGGTGGAGGgaaaaagagggcaaaatggaATTAGGATTGTTCCTTATGcaaaaggtaaaaaaacaaaacaaaacaaggtatatcatctccttccctcacacaataactttaaaatataccCCAAATGCTAAATTGAGTAGTTTTAAGGTTTTGAAGTAAATAATCACAATTAGCAGCAAAGAAATGgcatgaaatgagaagaaagtgTTGTAAATTCATTAGATGTTTACCAAACCACCCTGTCTAGTGAAATCTATAGTAAAACAAATCCAAGCATTCAACATTTATAAACTCATACTATATACACAAGCATTCTTGCCTATGTGATGGGGATCGTAACTAGGCCAGTGTCTTCTATTTGGCAAGAATCATTAGTGCTAAGCCCTCTCATAAATTCTGTGTTAGGAGCACTAAGGCATGAGTTATATAAAATGCAATGTGGTTCCTGCTAAGTTGCCTTTAGGAGGAAAGGGGACCATTGTTTCAGAGGCCTATTTAAcagtagcacagtgggtagagcactgggtttggaatcaggaagatccaccttcctgaattcaaatccatttaTTCAACCTATTaagtattattaaataataaatattattaaataaacctatttattCAAATcaaattactagctgtgtgactctgggcaagtcacttaactgtttgcttatcatctgtaaaatgatctggagaacgaaatggcaaatcatttccgtatctttgccaagaaaacaccaaatggcgTCATGGAGACTCAGACTACCAAAATGACAACAAATTTATCAACCCATTTGGTGGTATACTCCTTGTTAGGTATTTGATCACTACTTACCTAGGCTCCCATTTTAGCACAAGCATCCGATAGACAGTTGGAGCTGAACAGAAGGTTGTAATGGGAAATCGGCATAGGGtctagaattaaaattaaaaagaatcatgtaacttcagcttttataaacatttaaatagcTCTTATATGCATGGCATGGGGCAGCTCAATGGCCTCTTTTAATGGCAGATCCTAGcctggtataatggaaagaggaatACCAATaatgagaagagaagggaacaagtaAGAAGGGCctattatatgctaggcactatgctaagcattttataaatattatctatttgatcctcctaacaactctaggagataggtactattgttatttctattttacaattgaggaaactgagacaggaagagattaagtgacttgcctgtgttcacatagatagtaagtatttgggaccagattttaattcaggtctaaTCAAAAGATCTAAGTTTCAGACCCAGCTGCTTCCAAAAAACAATTTAGATAACTTTAGACAAGGCACtgtggatttttgttttttatcaataAATGAGGGCTTTAGTTTGATGATCTCTTTTCATCTCTACTGTTCAATGTTTCTAGAATGTATACTTATTAAGGATTGAGATATAGTATGCAAATGACAACAGCAAGAAGAAAATTCCTTTTGAACTCTGAGCACCCTTGAAAACATTTTACTTCCTAGATCTGAAATGCCCCACAATAGAGGGGCCATTACA
This window encodes:
- the LOC123254842 gene encoding acyl-coenzyme A synthetase ACSM3, mitochondrial-like — its product is HASDDHSCVMTRHNETMTIYFTSGTTGSPKMTEHTHSSYGIGLSVNGRYWLDLTPSDIMWNTSDTGWAKSAWSSVFAPWSQGACVFVHYMPRFEPVSILKTLCRFPITTFCSAPTVYRMLVLKWEPSYKFKHLKHCVSAGEPINPEVMDQWKNKTGLNIYEGYGQTETVLICGTFKGMKIKYGSMGKSSPAFDVKVIDENGNILPPKQEGAIGIRVRPNRPLGLFAGYV